The following proteins come from a genomic window of Pseudomonas sp. Z8(2022):
- a CDS encoding GGDEF domain-containing protein: MVPPNHSNTIDFDAAKLQRLGFTGSRNLPLKPASLAELRHQLSLQLQTSLDVERILNLFFRQVQRLVPLDALAFQHPSHDLRLELGERAPHSASYRLSHEGEYLGELIFRRKQRFSEEELIQLESLLASLLFPLRNALLYRTALQSALRDPLTDTGNRIAMDQVLQREVDLARRNLQPLSLLMLDIDHFKSINDNHGHALGDEVLKAVAQTLKNQLRNIDMVFRYGGEEFLVILSGTNREGAALVGERLRFAVMELQCLDAGRHIDVSISLGCSSLLPGESVESLLHRADNALYIAKREGRNRLNMAG; encoded by the coding sequence ATGGTTCCCCCCAACCATTCCAATACCATCGATTTCGACGCAGCCAAACTGCAGCGTCTCGGTTTCACCGGCAGCCGCAATCTGCCGCTCAAGCCCGCCAGCCTGGCAGAGCTGCGCCACCAGCTGAGTCTACAACTGCAGACCAGCCTGGATGTGGAGCGCATCCTCAACCTGTTCTTTCGCCAAGTGCAGCGCCTGGTGCCGCTCGATGCGCTGGCCTTCCAGCATCCCTCTCACGATCTGCGCCTTGAGCTGGGAGAACGCGCGCCGCACTCGGCCAGCTATCGTCTGAGTCATGAGGGGGAATACCTGGGCGAGCTGATTTTCCGCCGCAAGCAACGTTTCTCCGAAGAGGAGCTGATTCAGCTGGAGTCGTTGCTGGCCAGCCTATTGTTCCCACTGCGCAATGCCCTGCTCTACCGCACTGCTCTGCAAAGTGCGCTGCGCGACCCACTGACCGACACTGGCAACCGCATTGCCATGGACCAGGTGCTGCAGCGCGAGGTGGATCTGGCCCGCCGCAACCTGCAACCCTTGTCACTGCTGATGCTCGATATCGACCATTTCAAGAGCATCAATGACAACCACGGCCATGCGCTTGGCGATGAAGTGCTGAAAGCAGTCGCCCAGACCCTGAAGAACCAGCTGCGCAACATCGACATGGTATTTCGCTACGGCGGCGAGGAATTTCTGGTGATTCTCTCCGGCACCAACCGCGAAGGCGCTGCGCTGGTGGGCGAGCGCCTGCGCTTTGCGGTGATGGAGCTGCAATGCCTGGATGCCGGCCGCCACATCGACGTATCCATCAGCCTGGGCTGTTCCAGCCTGCTGCCGGGCGAGTCGGTGGAAAGCCTGCTACATCGCGCCGACAACGCGCTGTATATCGCCAAGCGCGAGGGACGCAATCGTCTGAACATGGCGGGATAA
- the rluB gene encoding 23S rRNA pseudouridine(2605) synthase RluB translates to MTEHEQPRPAGEKLQKVLARLGLASRREIETWIAEGRIKVNGAAATLGQRVDANDAIALDGRLLKREEITGSVRRVLIYNKPDGEICTRDDPEGRPTVFDRLPRPKEGRWINIGRLDINTTGLLLFTTDGELANRLMHPSYQMDREYAVRVRGEVTEEMLENLKNGVMLEDGPAKFTDIKEAPGGEGFNHWYHCVVMEGRNREVRRLWESQGLVVSRLKRVRFGPVFLTSELTMGRWREMEQREVDILSAEVGLTPQALPAMKEKTREKLDRLQRKSAKPVEVRGKRVLRPAKDDAAEGARPSRAPRREDSEQRTPRAPRKEGGERRENNRGTPVAERPSDMKKRQPRPAVELSERPARKPRPATPGKRPPAGDGQRPGFGRKR, encoded by the coding sequence ATGACTGAGCACGAACAACCGCGTCCTGCAGGCGAGAAACTGCAGAAAGTCCTGGCCCGCCTCGGGCTGGCCTCGCGTCGCGAAATCGAGACCTGGATTGCCGAAGGGCGGATCAAGGTCAACGGCGCCGCTGCAACCCTGGGTCAGCGTGTCGATGCCAACGACGCCATCGCCCTCGACGGCCGCTTGCTCAAGCGCGAAGAAATCACCGGTTCGGTTCGCCGCGTGCTGATCTACAACAAGCCGGACGGCGAGATCTGCACTCGTGACGACCCGGAAGGCCGTCCCACCGTGTTCGACCGCCTGCCGCGACCGAAGGAAGGTCGCTGGATCAACATCGGGCGCCTCGATATCAATACCACCGGCCTGCTGCTGTTCACCACCGACGGTGAGCTGGCCAACCGCCTGATGCACCCCTCCTATCAGATGGACCGCGAATACGCGGTGCGCGTGCGTGGCGAAGTCACCGAGGAAATGCTGGAAAACCTCAAGAACGGCGTGATGCTCGAGGATGGTCCGGCCAAGTTCACCGACATCAAGGAAGCGCCCGGTGGTGAAGGCTTCAACCACTGGTATCACTGCGTGGTGATGGAAGGGCGCAACCGCGAGGTGCGTCGCCTGTGGGAATCCCAGGGCCTGGTGGTGAGCCGTCTGAAGCGAGTGCGCTTCGGCCCGGTGTTCCTGACTTCCGAGCTGACCATGGGCCGCTGGCGCGAAATGGAGCAGCGTGAAGTGGACATTCTCAGCGCCGAAGTTGGCCTGACCCCGCAGGCACTGCCGGCGATGAAGGAAAAGACCCGCGAGAAGCTTGACCGCCTGCAGCGCAAATCGGCCAAACCGGTCGAGGTGCGTGGCAAGCGCGTGCTGCGCCCGGCGAAGGATGATGCGGCTGAGGGCGCGCGTCCGAGCCGCGCGCCGCGCCGTGAGGATAGCGAGCAGCGTACGCCACGTGCGCCGCGCAAGGAGGGTGGCGAGCGTCGTGAAAACAACCGCGGCACGCCAGTCGCCGAACGACCGAGTGATATGAAGAAGCGTCAGCCGCGCCCGGCCGTCGAGTTGTCCGAGCGTCCGGCGCGCAAGCCGCGTCCGGCTACCCCGGGTAAGCGACCGCCAGCGGGTGACGGTCAACGGCCGGGCTTCGGGCGCAAGCGCTAG
- a CDS encoding tetratricopeptide repeat protein, translating to MDCRLHTTSLKQLFVLLGFALLAGGCSSTSQQSARFCDDSGCSERPLSSVSADYLNKPAVVKSEEILKLEEAAASEPKAAYDLSLRYFRGDGVQRNSYQALQWMRKAGHGGLLEAQKALGGYYLSGFEEMGSDPQEAEKWLSMAAAQGDQESAARLAEATEAKKSEAEDYRWRKHWREYYRGYWYRGYSYFGYWRQGYWYYY from the coding sequence ATGGACTGTCGCCTACACACTACCTCGTTGAAACAGCTATTTGTCCTGCTCGGCTTCGCCCTTCTAGCAGGCGGCTGCAGCAGCACCTCTCAGCAGAGCGCCCGTTTCTGCGATGACAGCGGCTGTTCCGAACGCCCCCTCTCCTCCGTCTCGGCCGACTATCTGAACAAACCGGCCGTGGTCAAAAGCGAAGAAATCCTCAAGCTCGAAGAGGCTGCCGCCAGCGAACCCAAGGCCGCATACGATCTGTCCCTGCGTTACTTTCGAGGCGACGGCGTACAGCGCAACAGTTATCAGGCTTTACAATGGATGCGCAAGGCAGGCCATGGTGGCCTACTGGAGGCCCAGAAGGCACTGGGCGGCTATTACCTGAGCGGTTTTGAGGAAATGGGCAGCGATCCCCAAGAAGCTGAGAAATGGCTATCGATGGCAGCAGCGCAAGGGGACCAGGAATCTGCCGCGCGTCTGGCAGAAGCCACGGAAGCGAAGAAATCAGAAGCTGAAGACTACCGCTGGCGCAAGCACTGGCGTGAGTACTACCGCGGATACTGGTATCGAGGCTATTCGTACTTCGGCTACTGGCGACAGGGCTATTGGTACTACTACTGA
- a CDS encoding DUF1289 domain-containing protein, protein MSKNPCIKVCEFDKDICLGCGRSRQEIKGWKRLDKHERLALMAEADMRLLALEATGRRKY, encoded by the coding sequence ATGAGCAAGAATCCCTGCATCAAGGTGTGTGAGTTCGACAAGGACATCTGCCTGGGCTGCGGCCGCAGCCGTCAGGAAATCAAGGGCTGGAAGCGCTTGGACAAGCACGAACGCCTGGCGCTGATGGCCGAAGCCGATATGCGCCTGCTGGCGCTGGAGGCGACCGGCCGGCGCAAGTACTGA
- the ubiG gene encoding bifunctional 2-polyprenyl-6-hydroxyphenol methylase/3-demethylubiquinol 3-O-methyltransferase UbiG → MSNVDRAEIAKFEALAHRWWDRESEFKPLHDINPLRVNWIDERVSLAGKRVLDVGCGGGILSEAMAQRGASVTGIDMGEAPLSVAQLHQLESGVEVEYRQITAEALAEEMPGQFDVVTCLEMLEHVPDPSSVIRACHKLVKPGGQVFFSTINRNPKAYLFAVIGAEYILRLLPRGTHDFKKFIRPSELGAWSRAAGLEVKDIIGLTYNPLTKHYKLEADVDVNYMIQTLRKD, encoded by the coding sequence ATGAGCAACGTCGACCGCGCCGAAATCGCCAAATTCGAGGCCCTGGCACACCGCTGGTGGGATCGCGAAAGCGAGTTCAAACCTCTGCACGACATCAATCCGCTGCGGGTCAACTGGATCGACGAGCGCGTCAGTCTGGCCGGCAAGCGCGTACTGGACGTCGGTTGTGGCGGCGGCATCCTCAGCGAGGCCATGGCCCAGCGCGGCGCCAGCGTTACCGGCATCGACATGGGCGAAGCGCCGCTGTCGGTGGCCCAGCTGCACCAGCTGGAGTCGGGCGTCGAGGTGGAGTACCGGCAGATCACCGCCGAGGCCCTGGCCGAGGAAATGCCGGGCCAGTTCGACGTGGTCACCTGCCTGGAGATGCTCGAGCACGTGCCGGATCCGTCCTCGGTCATCCGCGCCTGCCACAAGCTGGTCAAACCGGGCGGCCAGGTGTTCTTCTCCACCATCAACCGCAATCCCAAGGCGTATCTGTTCGCGGTGATCGGTGCCGAATACATCCTGCGCCTGCTGCCGCGCGGCACCCACGACTTCAAGAAATTCATCCGCCCCTCGGAGCTGGGTGCCTGGAGCCGCGCTGCCGGCCTCGAGGTGAAGGACATCATCGGCCTGACCTACAACCCGCTGACCAAGCACTACAAGCTGGAAGCCGACGTCGACGTCAACTACATGATCCAGACGCTGAGGAAAGACTGA
- a CDS encoding YciK family oxidoreductase — MFDYTARPDLLKDRVILITGAGRGIGAAAAKSFAAHGATVLLLGKTEANLSEVYDEIEAAGHPQPVVIPFNLETALPHQYDELAVMIENEFGRLDGLLHNASILGPRTPLEQLSGDNFMRVMHVNVNAMFMLSSTLLPLLKLSEDASVAFTSSSVGRKGRAYWGAYAVSKFATEGLMQVMADELDGIANVRANSINPGATRTAMRAQAYPGENPATRPLPEEIMPLYLYLMGPDSKGVNGQAFDAQ; from the coding sequence ATGTTCGACTACACCGCCCGCCCTGACCTGCTCAAGGATCGCGTCATCCTGATCACCGGTGCCGGCCGCGGTATCGGCGCAGCGGCCGCCAAGAGCTTCGCCGCCCACGGTGCGACGGTGCTGCTGCTGGGCAAGACCGAGGCCAACCTGAGCGAGGTATATGACGAAATCGAAGCGGCCGGTCATCCTCAGCCGGTGGTGATTCCCTTCAACCTGGAAACCGCCTTGCCGCACCAGTACGACGAACTGGCGGTAATGATCGAGAACGAGTTCGGTCGCCTCGACGGTCTGCTGCACAATGCCTCGATCCTCGGCCCGCGCACGCCGCTGGAACAGCTCTCCGGCGACAACTTCATGCGCGTGATGCACGTCAACGTCAACGCCATGTTCATGCTCAGCAGCACCCTTCTGCCGCTGCTCAAGCTGTCGGAGGACGCCTCCGTGGCCTTCACCTCCAGCAGCGTCGGCCGCAAGGGCCGCGCCTACTGGGGCGCCTATGCGGTCTCCAAGTTCGCCACCGAAGGCCTGATGCAGGTGATGGCCGACGAGCTGGACGGCATCGCCAACGTGCGCGCCAACAGCATCAACCCGGGTGCAACCCGCACCGCCATGCGCGCCCAGGCCTATCCGGGCGAGAATCCGGCCACCCGCCCACTGCCCGAAGAGATCATGCCGCTCTACCTCTACCTGATGGGTCCGGACAGCAAGGGCGTCAACGGCCAGGCATTCGACGCGCAGTAA
- the mupP gene encoding N-acetylmuramic acid 6-phosphate phosphatase MupP, giving the protein MRLRAVLFDMDGTLLDSAPDFIAITQAMRAARGLPPLPDKTIRDQVSGGARAMVACAFDEAPDSAAFEALRLEFLERYQEHCAVLTRPFEGIEALLGDIEQARLQWGVATNKPARYAEPIMQRLNLTERSAVLVCPDHVERSKPAPDMLLLACRKMGVKPEETLFIGDDARDIESGRAAGCRTAAVTYGYIHPEDNPRNWGADVVVDHPSELRAVLDRALCSC; this is encoded by the coding sequence ATGCGTTTGCGCGCTGTACTGTTCGACATGGACGGCACCCTGCTCGACTCGGCGCCGGACTTCATCGCCATCACCCAGGCCATGCGTGCCGCTCGTGGCCTGCCGCCACTGCCAGACAAGACCATTCGTGACCAGGTATCCGGCGGCGCCCGCGCCATGGTCGCCTGCGCCTTCGACGAAGCCCCGGACTCGGCTGCCTTCGAAGCCCTTCGCCTGGAGTTCCTCGAGCGTTATCAGGAGCACTGCGCGGTGCTCACCCGCCCGTTCGAAGGCATCGAAGCCCTGCTCGGCGATATCGAACAGGCGCGCCTGCAATGGGGCGTGGCCACCAACAAACCGGCGCGCTATGCCGAACCGATCATGCAGCGCCTGAACCTGACCGAGCGTTCGGCCGTGCTGGTCTGCCCTGATCATGTCGAGCGGAGCAAACCCGCACCGGACATGCTGCTGCTCGCCTGCAGGAAGATGGGGGTAAAGCCCGAGGAAACCCTGTTCATCGGCGACGACGCGCGCGACATTGAATCCGGCCGCGCCGCCGGCTGCCGCACCGCAGCGGTCACCTACGGCTATATTCACCCCGAAGACAACCCGCGCAACTGGGGCGCCGATGTCGTCGTCGATCACCCATCGGAACTGCGTGCGGTGCTCGACCGTGCCCTCTGCAGCTGCTAA